Part of the Vigna angularis cultivar LongXiaoDou No.4 chromosome 1, ASM1680809v1, whole genome shotgun sequence genome, acactTGTATCTTATACTATTATAAGATAAGAATAGATAATagttagaaataatatttttttatcaaaacctcgtaaattgaacaaaaacaactcaattgatcaatttagtTCACATCAggtaaaaatacattaaaagaataatcttaaatattaaaaaagttccataatttattaaattatcatatactttaaaagaataatcttaaatattcatatatataattgtataacaTGCAACACTACTCAATCCATCTCTCATTGAACAATAGCTAATAGTTATGACCGCCTGTTAAACTATTTAATTGATCTTTTTATCTTCAgtaaaaattgttttgttttaaacgATAATAGAtgaataattatgataataaaaaactaaattaactcTTAAACGAGATTATTAAAACCTATGTTTTTCAGCAAGTCATGTTACTCTTCTTACTTTTTATACTTGTAAAAATTTGTTCGTTTTGATAATACATTAAAATCAACTTTGACCCCGAGTGAGCAATGCTATGATATAATTATTCATACTACAAAATGAGTCTGTAAATCCATCCAGATTCCAAAATCAAGGCTGCTGCTGCTTCAGAACctgaaataattttgtaatgCTATACTATACAACCTCTAAAGCCTTTTCTAAGGGCGGTTTCATCCAAATTCCTTCCAATGAAAACGAGCTTGTTTGTCCTCTTCTCGTTAGGTTCCCATGTTTTTCCTGGACAGCCATCCAACATGGAATGCACCCCCTGATAGTATTAGGGAAAATGGTGTAAGGGGACCTATGCACATGGGAATGTTTTGGTAATTGAGTTTTGAATTGAGTATTGATAGCATGTGAGAGAACCTGAAACACATATCTCTGATCAGAACCATCCACTGACAAGACACCTTTCATTCTGTAGAGGtcctctcctttttcttcaaTCACTCTCTCAAGCCAATCGTCAACCTAGACCGTCATATGAAAGGAAAGTGAGGATAAGATCAACCATTAACAAAAGCACCGAAGATGTAAAGGTTGAAGCATAAAATGCCAAATGCACACGAAGCAATTCAGTGATTTTAGACTATTTTGTGAAGGGTTAAAAACAAAAGGAGCAACAATTACCTCATCAAGATCCAGAGTTCCCTCTGCAACTATGCTGACACTGGAGACAGCAGAATCATGCACATGGTCatgatggtgatggtgatgcCCTTCGTGTTCTGTGGATATATTGGAAAGATCAAGTCATGCAGCATCGCAACAGAACAAATGCTTAAAAATACTCTGGAAACCTATTTTATCAATCAAGTTGTGCAgcctttgttgttgttgttcttgtcaTATTGTATGAATTACACCTAGGATTGGACAGGGCGTAGGGGAGTCTAGTGTCAACATAAGCATAACATATCCTTGGTTTGAGtagtaattaataaatttagggATGCGGTGCATTTTTAGCTCAGCGTCTATATTATGCTAAACAGGTGTCTTTACTTTCAACCTCCTCTTATTCAAACAGTAGCATACTAGAGCTCTAAGTCCTTTTCCAACATATTTTAGCTAATTCAAGGACCAgtgcatattaatttgatttgccTGGTGATATGATGACTATCAGTCTTGTTTTCAATGGAAACTAGGACCTTTTCAAAAGAATAGTTAAGTCTTCATTATTACCCACCCTCTACAGGCTTCACGTCTTCTGAATGACTATACAAGACCTAGAAGATTATTTTCATTTGCTGGACATTTTCCCCAGTATATATTTCAGTCATTTTGAATCTCCAGAAAGCCCTTCAGAGGGAACAATGTTGATTGTGTTACCACTTCTGTTATTTAGGgcttttaatttcataaataggGTTTAcaattttggtttatttattGCTATGTTTTTTAAgggttttaatttattttggacTAACTTATTTCATGTTGGAACAGGCAATTAGGAATAACTTACAACGGTATTTGGCTATGTTGGCTTTATGGTCCTTTGTTAGAGATGCTTTGATAATTATATGATCGATATTTCCTTCGTTCAGATGATTACATGATTGATATGAAGGGACACTCTATCATAGAGAAGTTCTCTGGGTTGCTGTTTTCCTAAATAAAATGCGCCGAAGATAAATGCTTGACTTTCTAATTGGAAAACATCCACTTCACTATTCAGTAATTCTATATTAGTATTTCGGAAAGAGAAGGATCCAGCAGAAGTGCAATTGTAGTGTTAGTACCTTGGTAAATGGTATTCAATAAATTCAACATGGTCCAGCAACACCCTCTGTTTTCCATTTAGATATTACTGACCTTTTTTACAGCTTGCGCTAACAACATAGTTGAAAACATAACGAAAAAAGTGGCAAAAGAGTTTAGAAAAATTACCATGTCCATAATCATCCCGATGGCTTGAAGCAGATGGACATTCTCCATGTACCTCAGATTCAATTCTGCAGTGACAACACATTCGATTGAAAAATAGATAATTTCATAGAAAATACACCACATATATAAACATGCATCGTGATTTATCATACTCAGCCATATTAATTAGGAATGAAAAGGAGAGCATGGCAAGAAGGGATGCATCAAGTACTATAGTGGGacctaaaatataaaacaaaggTAGCAATATGTTAGAAGATACAACAAGTTGAACACCTATTACCTCTCAAGATCATATCCTCCCACACCAAGAACAAAGTCCATGTCAACAGATCCAAATTTAGCTTGCATAATTTGTGCCATCCCATTGATGTGCTAGCAACAATTCACAAAAATGAACTACTTCCATAAGCACTTTTGCTTGGGGAGCCATGAAAACACAATGCAATAGAAGCTGATGCAAAAACATATGAACAAAAATCAAAGAACAACAATCTGATTCATTTATCCAAAACAATTTGATctatcaaaaaaatataaaagaaaatcaacagGCATCAATCTGATcctttttatgaaaaataattgaatttctCTCCTAATGTCTTTCTCAAACAAATACACAGTCATAGTTATAACATAAtagcatttatatatatatagtaaaaggTATCACATATGACAGTTTCCCTAGAACAAGGATTCAGTTTAACACAAAATGACAGATCCATTCCATCCATATTGGAAAATCAACACAACGGAAGAACTAGTATCAAATATCAATCAACACAAAAAAATGGTTTAGGTACAACCCCTATAGCACATTCTATATTTAATCCAATCTAACTACCAATCCTCATCATACGCCacttaaaaatagaaatataatcataaaatatgTCGTCACCAAGGGCAAGTTGTGCTCTGTATGAAATTTGTATAAGTCATGTAGATAAATTCATTTCATGATCCTAGTTTAACGCAAATACACATCACCTTTCTTACTTGCTAAAAAGAACTCAGCTACCATCCTAGTTCCATTAAGGAATAAAATGTGTAGAGGATCCACAAGTAACACAACGCACCTTAATTTTCTTAGTCAATAAATTTAACTCGGACTCAGTAACCAAATCTATCTGCAAAAGCAATTAAAGATAATCAGAAACTAGAAACATGGCAACAAATATCTTAGAAGTCAATATTGGAACAAAAGGAAgtagaaaaagaacaaaaaaaaaatactaccATAGAATCTTAAAGGCAGAAGCTTACCTTATTCAAAATAATACGATCAGCATATGCAACTTGTTCTACTGCCTCGTTAACCACAAATCTTGGTTTCACTTCATTTAAATGTTTCATGGCATGCTTGCAGTCAACCAAAGTCACAACTCCATCCAGTTTCACATGCTGTGAGACCAGTTCATCACTGCAAAATGTTTCAATAACAGGAGCAGGCTTTGCAAGACCtgaaaaaaagtttaaacttTAAGCACTAAAAACTTTCTATTGAAATTTTTCATAGACCAAACGGATAAGCTAACAACAGAACATACATTTTATCACCACACCCTTGAGCTTCCAAACAAATTTTGAGAACTATGAAGGAAATTCCATAAAAGAATTCTAAGTTCCAGATGACCACAAGTAAAATTGCTGCAATAGGATAAGGAAATAATGAGAACTCATTATGGTTCCCCAAAATTGAAGCATTAAGATAAGAGAAGAACTCATTGGGGTTCTACAAACTGTTCTTTATAATATCCCTTtcattaaaatacaaatatattttcagtttCTCTTCACATAAGATCCAAAAATCCCAAAACAACGTGAACTTCATACTGCCACAAGGAGAATGCTACTTGACAATTAGGACATTTTAGTTTCAACTTGCAAGCAAAGCCAACCTCCAACACCTCAATTCCACTGCATAAAttcctttaatttaattacatgaGCAGAGCAATTTACAAACCTGTTGTTTCAATAACAATATGATCAAACTTGTCTCGTTTTTTCCTAACCAATTCCAACAGCATTTTGACAAGATCTCCTCGTACAGTGCAGCAGAGGCAACCATTGTTAACCATGATAATCTCTTCACTCGCAGAAGAATGACTAGCAACCAGTGATCCATCAATATCAACCTCCCCAAACTGCATTTACGCCAACGAGTCAAATTCATAAATAACAGTAAGCTCAAAACATTACAAGGGCAAATCCTCTAAAACACTCCAAGCACTCAGATTCTTCGCTTACTTCACAATTGCTCCAACTCCAAATAAATAAGACGCCAAATAATCTTTTCAACAAGCCAACTGCTAGTGACTAATTTAGCTCTAGTCATTATCATTACAAAAAAGCTACCTAGGCGATGCCATGACTTATAAATGGTCCAAAACATCTATCATAGTTAGCAAAAAGActactaatttaaaataagtggAATTACAGAAATCAAGTATTTTCAATTAAACTTGACGAGGCCATCATCAAATTACACAGAAGTTGGTACAAAGATAGGTAAGGTAGAATTCAATACCTCATTTTCAATTACCGCTATCCGTTTACCATGTCGAGATGTGAGAATATGATTAAGGAGAGTAGTCTGCATTACCCAAAACTCAGTTATTAACTGTTCATTTGGTTAAaacccaaaatgaaaaaaaaaaaaaaaacagaacacatAGCAGTGCATTATATGTGGTGATTAAATGAAGTCCTCTGAAgctatttttgttaattttatggTTTTCTCTTTGCAAACCGTTATCTTTGTTCTACAGAGGAATATAATATGAGGGGAAAGCGACACCTTTCCAGAGCCAAGAAAACCAGTTATGACGGTAGCCGGTACGCGATTATCGAGGGCGAGCGAAGGAGCTTCGGGAAGATTAGGGTTTGGAGCGGAGACCATGCCTCGGAAGGTTCCAGAATAAGGGTTAGAAAATTTAGTAGTGTTAAAGTGCCGGGCAACGAGGGAATGGAGGGTTCTGATTAACGGAAATGCAGCGAGAGAATGTTGAAGAGGAGACTGATGGTGTTGGAAAAGGGTTCTTCCGGAGGTTCTGAGAATGGCGTACCTTGCCGCCATTTTTGCCGTGATGTGCTTAAACCCTAACCAGGGTTTGGGTCTTCGTAATTCTGCTTCTCAAATAAAAGTGAAAGCAAATGTGTCTATGCCACTTATTAATCTATTCTATATGATACATAaattctttcactaaattcaaataaaattactttttatcataattctcttttttttttcactcttccATTTTTTATCACTTAGaccttgttcttttgagtggatttgaggggatttgaagataattttttttttcgtttattTGActgaatttaaaagtaaatgagagtgaatttgaaaataaaatttgtgagaattactatagaattgtattgacgtgacaaattaaaaaaatttatttccaaattcactttcatttacctccaaattcactcaaataaacgacaaaaaaatttatgttcaaatcccctcaaatcctctcaaatcccctcaaatccactaAAAAGAACAAGACCTTAATTGAGACAAAGGATTAGAATAAACGATATAGTATCTTGCATGTGAATGAAGTCAAACAAGCTTGTTACCATATTAATTCTTATCAACAAATGTAATACGAAGACTTATTTGTTCTCTTTTAAATCCATTTGATGTTTCATCAACAATTTAATTACCAATCTTTTATATGTTTTCATTTTACATCTTACAAGAAAATTcctcaaattttattttgaatagaTGGTGAAGAGTATTTTACGTTTTGAGAAGCATTTCCCCTACAAAATTATACCTCTTCATTATAAGACGCCAAAAACTTTATTGTTCAAGaaaatttcttcaatttttagATTTCAAACATTCATATAGGACATTTTAAACACGCAAGTTTAAAATGTCTAAAATGTAGGACATTTTTCCACAAGataaaaatgcataattttttcattatttacttTTCCTTTTGGTTTCTAAATCCATTTTAAAGTAAAAGGAGATTGacatttagaaaataaataacaagtAACGAAAAAATATCTTTCATATATTACTCTAACAAAGGGAAATTGTTAAGCTATTGACACTCGTGATTATTTAGGTTTATTAACATCTTTGTGATTCCTCGTCGTGAGTGTGTGAAAGAAAGGTGTAACAGAGAAGGAAGTTAGAAGTTCAACCTAAAGAATTCTATGACCAAAGATAAACGTGATAAATTTGGTGAATATTTTATACTATCAGGAATATTCTACACTCTCTCAATCTAGATTGGTTTTTCACTTGCGAAGTGACAATGTTAGTAAACACAACACATACATGATTTTATGAAGTGCTTATTATAACTCTTTAATCCCTTGCAAAACATTATAACTTTTGTCACCACCAAAACTTATGTCCTCTCTTAAGCCTTTATAGTGATTCTTTTCTCATTATAATGTTGATTAAGAAGTTCATGTTTAAAAACTAGTTTCAAACACTTACttttaacaagaaaaatacACTTATCCTTTGACCGAATGATGGAaagtgagaaaatgaaaatgaaaaagaaaaaaatgatttacactaaaaataaaagaataggaatgagtgaaaagtaaaatatttttatttatcattattttaatattattattttataataataagaaatataaatatcGATGATGTAGTCCATTATATCTTTAACAtagatatacatatataataaaatatttatgatataattaattGTGTCGTAAATATTAATGACAATCACTATCTTGAAATGCAGTGagttgtaaattttattatatttaagcaTAAACACTATTATTTTCCATAATTTGTGtttcattaaatttgttattactcttttttcatgttttccttttataacGAACAAGGCGTTACGTACATATATACCTATATAAACACGCTCTGTAGTGTACCTTCCCTTACCAACACATCCATGCGAAAAAGACAATTAAGAGTTCACTTACTTGACTAgacagaaaaatgaaaatgatgttaAATCTCACACCACCTTGTCTACACGAAAGATATCAAGTACTTGAATAGTTTGTGTTAAAATACTCGTGAAACTTTAAACCAAACATGCTCCAACGAATGAGAGAAGTTTTCAAGATGATCTCTGAAATTAAATGTTGAACATAATTTATTGTTAGCTAAAGCTAAAGAGAAATACAAATAGAAGAAATTGTGAATTCAAGTGGAGTAGTTGAGGAGTGTTTACAGGGTATTCGAAGGAGAGTTCCTCAGCAACAACTTCAACTAAAAACGCTGGCTATGATGAAATGAAAGGGAAATAATAGGATGAATGCTAGTCAGTGTTGTCAGTGTCGTCAGTGTTGCCTGGCTGATTGTTAGATAACTGAAGATAATGAGAGTGAGAAAACTTAGGAGGGAGAGCTACAAGTGGCTCATTTCCACTGAGCTTTCTGCAAGCTAGTCCTAAGGTGTAACCTAAAGCCCGTGAAACAGGGATGGCAACTGCATTTCCAATTTGACGGTACCTACAAATTAGAGTATCATAAGAAAATAATACACACAATTAAGTCAAACTACAGACATACCATTGCTTCATGCAAATAAAGTAACCGATTCTAAAATGCATCCTTCGGTACGTTTCTAAATATGCTAAATGCTTTTTAAAAACACCACTACTATCATAAACTACTTTTCATGTGAAAACCTATGATAATCCTcgcttttaaaagaaaaatcagggATACAAaccaaaatccaatttttggAGGGATTAAAATGAAAccttttgtatatttttaggcattataacatttaaatttattttaatttttcactgAACAATGGTTTTGTACCTCCCTTTCACAGTCCCATGGAATCTATAATAATCAGGAAATCCTTGTAGTCTGGCATATTCTCGTATAGTGAGCACTCGATCCTGCTCCGGGTGTAGTACAACCTACAGGATTTCAGATATATAAGAAATCGATTTGCGTGATTTCTTTAGCAAATCAAAGACCGGTGTAAGACCTGGTTATGACAGCTTGGGAAGGTTAGTGCAGTTGGAAGATTCTCATCCCACCATAACCGTGCATATGGCCTGCATATATGTGAAAATACAGATTAGAAGTCATTCAAATGTAGCAAAGCAAGATTACTACTTTATTGAAAAAATCACCTCTTAGACTTCCCTccctcaaaagtgaagcaaaaatCTGGGATCTGAGACCACACAGAATAGCCAGGTAAGATTAATTTGACATCACGCTATTCTAGGTATGAATTAAGAAAGCTAAACAGATAACGTGCCATTCAAAACCCCGTTTAACTTCAACTGCTTGAAGAAACCAGAACCATCCAAcaatattctttttcttaacAAATGTTCATACAGATTGGCATGATATCACGAAATCTTGGATGCTATAAATCTCTTCATACATTCTCTCAAACTTCCTTACAAAAGCCTTAAATTTAAAACGGGTATAGCGAATATTGAAGTTCAAATACAGTTATGCACTCTCTCTGGTCCTTCTCACAAGAACCACAATAGAGATTTGCCTGATCGTTTACATAAGAATCAATCTTGAATATCTCACgttcttattattattgttacttTTTACAAAATTCCCTTAATCATGAGTTGCTCTCGAAGTTCAATCAATGATCACAGAGCAACAGATACAtgcataaaaataaatgaaaatggatATAAACCTCTTTCCAGTGACAAACATAAAGACTCACCAATGGTTTTCCAGATGCCAGCATCGGATTATCTGTCGGATGTCGTCTTACCACATTGTCAGCTCCTACAACAACACCAGGCAGATCACGGAAATTTGCACCCTACAGTAGTATTAAATGTAAGGGTGAACAAGGAATGGATCAAAGGTGTAACACATGAACTTAATCTAGACAACAACCTTGCGTTTTGGAATTTGGCAAACACGTTCGTAGCTATCTTCAGACAAAGTGTGGGGACGGTGATCATACAGCAAGGGCCTTTCCTTTGttgtttcatttgattttgACCCAGTCATCTCTACTCAATGAACAAGAAGGAAACAAGAAGGAAACAGAAGAAAAGCTGATGTTTGGTCCAAAGATCTAATGCCAAAATACATAAGAGAAGaattcaaaaggaaaaaaatatacaatgaCAACAAATAAATGATAGTAATCTAGTGCTTGTGATGAACTCAAATCAACTAACTTAATAACTTGAATCTCgaagaaataaaattcaaactattttttatattttaatattatagatgaataaagagtaaaaataaaaaaagaaacgtAGCGGTTAAAGGAAAGCGCTATTACCATATTTAGTTGACCGTATATATCTTTGAAATTCCGTTTCTGGAGGACTCTGATATGGCATTTGTTCACGAGTTTCCGAGTTCATGACCTATCACATTGAACTATTTTAGTCACGCGGAACACTAGTAAACATAAAGAAATGCTAATCTAAAGTGTTAAAGTGAGAAAAGGGTGTATCCTCCTTGCAATCTTAGTGAGTTAACATCACcaaacacttaaaataaatgaaGGGTACTCTTTATTTTTACagttaagaaacaaaaataaaaagagaagcaAATAAATGAAGAACAGTACAGCTGGAAGATCAGAGATGGCATCTTGGATAACGGTAGCTTTCTCTAATTCACGAGGTTGGTTTTCATCATAAGCAACAACATTGCGCTGCATGTAAATCCAAAACTAGtgaaaaatatacaagacaataTAGAATTATACAATTACGCATGAGGATCAATACCTCAAACTCTGGCGGAGGCCAGTATCTAACGATGACATCATGCGTTGGCAGTGGAAATTGGGGTAAAACCTGCAAAAGATTAACAATtaacaaatcataaaataatatgacattttctccattttgttgtaAGCTATAAAATTCCTTCAAACCTCTTAAACATGAGAACTATACTTTTCGTACAAAATTTGAATAGTTTTTTGAGCACCTAGTGGTTTGGTCTATAGTGGACCGATTATTTAACTGGTTAGTTACACACGATGACTACCGATTCATTTTATTGGGAAATTACAGTCTCATCTTTCCATTCCTCCTCCGATCTTTCTGCAgctttctttcttctctgtCACCGCTCTACATCGTTTGAGTTGTCAATTTCCTACGGCATTACCATCcttctttatttttgtcttttccACTTTTCTCCATAACCAATGATCTACCAGTTACACTATCATTTCCATCCTCTAAGAATGATTCACCAATCCCACCGTTAGAAACAACGCCACACTCAACTCTCCACCAAACTTGACCTACTCCACAACAACGACTTCAATGAATCCCCATACAAACCAATGCTAGTGGTATTATCGAAATGTAAAAGTCCCCCTTTCTTCGTTTCCAAGGAGAAAGAAAACGTGGTTCTATTTATAAATGTGTgcattttttatctttcaggCATGGATTGAATGTTCAAATGTCATTAAGATAAAGACGAAGCTACAGATGATGCAGCAGATTGATAAGGTGTAAAGAAGGGGTGGAAAGGAAGAGACAAAGAGCGAATGAGAAGCAGACGTTGCGGATGCGCCATGACAGCCACAACTGGAGAAGGCTAGTGAGAGAAGTATAAACATGAACAGAAAAGGAAGGGTGGTCATGCTCAAGTAGGAGCTCAGACAAGAGACTAAACAAAGAGGCAGAGGGAGGATAAGAGACAGAACAATGTTATAAGGGGAAAAACAAGCAACAGGTAAACCAATCTTAATTgttgaaaattaataaagaaaggTTGCAAGTAATTCATATACATTCGATACTTTATTAATAATTCTACAGCACAAAGTTATTTCTCCATCATAAACCACATGACTTACTAGACCACATTAGTCGTCATTCAGGATTTGATGATGAATTTAAGGGATCATATTATATCTTACGGAATATagtaattttgttattaaaaagtTTCCTTAATTGAATTCATTCCTAACTGGCTTTAGTGGTGGCCTCTTTGTGAACTGCCTTAAATGTAGCTTGAAGAGAGTGATTTTGTCTCCCATCAATTAGAGATATGGCTTAAAGAAAAGATTTAAAGTTAATGTAGTCCTCATATAACAAGTCAATTTTTCAGGATGAAGTACGAGTGGAAATGTTGGAAAGTTGCTTTTGTTGTAGACATCCCTAACCTGTCAGTCACACACTCATTGGGAATTACCTTAATTGTAGCTTCAATGGAAGTGGTTTAGTCTCAATTCAACTAGAAATATGATGAACTTATAAAGCTTAGGCAATCCTCTCCTTACAATGTAGTTTTATGTAGTTGTGTTGTATGTCCAAATTCAAAGGAGAACCCATCCAAATTTCATGTTTGGGCTTCAGTTTAATCACATGGTTGGTTTATTGCTACATGTCTTTATTTGCAATCCAGTCACTCTGAGATAGCATACTCTTTGGGTAGTATTATTTTTTCTGCACTCCTACTCCCTAATGAATAATTATGTTGCACCATAGTTGAGTTCATCTTCATGATCTTTTTTCCTATATGTTAGAGCTCTGACTAATGTACATTGTTGCATAGCCAGTCCTGAGCCTATATTAAAGTGTATAGTTTGTGCTAGGTAATCGACAACCAACATATAACATTGTTGAATCTGTATGAAAAGGTAAATAGTGTGGATGTTTAATGGAGAGGTTGCTGCtgatcaaaaaataaaataaaactgagaGGTTGCTACGCATAAGTGTGCCCTAATGCATGTCTTGAATGTTGTTAGATATTTAGGAATATTTTATCTTGGGCATTTTCTCGTAGGTTTATTCTAggatctaaaaattaaaataatcaagtaaTTCATTAGCTAAAAAATAAGGCCAGAATACTCCCACCACATGAGCAGTCCTCCTCCTTTGGACAAGCTTTTAGAAGCTAATTAACCCCAATGTGTTTCGATTATCATATCAAAGTCTATACAGCTTGTTGTTGGGCAACAATATCTAGTTTGACAAACTCACTCCATATCTTGTCCAAGGGAAAAAGGTATGATTAGAATACTTTAGCCATTGTATAACATGGGTAATCCTCATTTCTTGAGCTAGCGTCAGTCCATCTCCATTAAGGATTAAGAAAAGACTCACCTAACTTTTAGATAACCAATATGATTTTACACTAGGCAGGTCAACCAAGGAGGGAAATCTAAATTTTGAGGTTTATGCAAAGGTATTGGAGGAAACAAACAAAGATCGTAGTATGTTTTTCATTGACCTCGACAATACATGTGATGGATTGAGAAGATTTAAATTTGATCCTAGGGCTTAACTCAACCCCCACAATACCAACTAATGAGATTAGGGTTATCCCACTTACATACAACTTTATTTTAGCTATATATGTAGTTGATGAGACTTGGGTTTTCCCAATTCACTCCATCACGTCACGCTGAACATTATGGGGTTGTATGCATGGATAATAGGTGGTTCAATAATGGATGTAGGGCAAGTTTtgatatcattttaaataactCAATCGAACAAAAACAGTATGTA contains:
- the LOC108332398 gene encoding uncharacterized protein LOC108332398: MAARYAILRTSGRTLFQHHQSPLQHSLAAFPLIRTLHSLVARHFNTTKFSNPYSGTFRGMVSAPNPNLPEAPSLALDNRVPATVITGFLGSGKTTLLNHILTSRHGKRIAVIENEFGEVDIDGSLVASHSSASEEIIMVNNGCLCCTVRGDLVKMLLELVRKKRDKFDHIVIETTGLAKPAPVIETFCSDELVSQHVKLDGVVTLVDCKHAMKHLNEVKPRFVVNEAVEQVAYADRIILNKIDLVTESELNLLTKKIKHINGMAQIMQAKFGSVDMDFVLGVGGYDLERIESEVHGECPSASSHRDDYGHEHEGHHHHHHDHVHDSAVSSVSIVAEGTLDLDEVDDWLERVIEEKGEDLYRMKGVLSVDGSDQRYVFQGVHSMLDGCPGKTWEPNEKRTNKLVFIGRNLDETALRKGFRGCIV